From the Ruminiclostridium josui JCM 17888 genome, one window contains:
- a CDS encoding Veg family protein produces the protein MIDKGELFQIKRDIEGCIGEKVQLRANKGRKKSFIREGVLENTYPSIFVVKFENEYDNTRRVSYSYTDILTKAVELVVCKDNKKIQVC, from the coding sequence ATGATAGACAAAGGAGAGCTTTTTCAGATAAAAAGAGATATCGAAGGCTGTATTGGTGAAAAGGTACAGCTCAGGGCGAATAAGGGACGTAAAAAATCTTTCATACGTGAAGGCGTTTTGGAAAATACTTATCCAAGTATTTTTGTAGTTAAGTTTGAAAACGAGTATGATAATACCAGAAGAGTTTCATATAGCTATACAGATATATTGACAAAAGCTGTTGAATTAGTTGTATGTAAAGACAATAAAAAAATTCAGGTATGTTAA
- a CDS encoding DUF3794 and LysM peptidoglycan-binding domain-containing protein, with protein sequence MSLELIKKAFKVNNLLGEDTIDNVIENDIIVPDVKPDIAKILLLDGDIFITGCDTGTDRAVVSGCLLVKILYISADEKRSVKSITTNIPFSYTTDIPGARSGVKSRAKGRIEHIDYTLLNERKVNIKAIISVNCKVFDETEREIASGITGIDDVQVLKDDIDINTYLGSNKVNFIIKEDLELPSTKPTIAEILRNDLNISGKDFKISDGNVVVKGDINISTLYIADDETRSMQYMENQLSFTQFIELEGVSEDTDVNVDFDLIDYKVEPSEDSDGENRNLKAEATINIYVTGLCKNSFEVLTDAYSPKTRIILEKQQFSIDETVSDNRSQLIVKDTLNFEDFNPEVREIFNVLSRCNVSDTQIEDGKLTLEGSVLNNVIYLSNDEEQPVFCHSKEIPFKHVVEIKGLRSDMKVDTSIELEHCNYSMLSTDQIEVRCAIGVNARVETTKFIPVINKATEGVIDEKKILSMPSVIIYIVQPGDSLWKIAKKYSTTVDNLLKVNNLNEKDNLMPGQQLLILKRAI encoded by the coding sequence ATGTCTCTGGAGTTGATAAAAAAGGCATTTAAAGTAAATAATTTATTAGGCGAGGATACAATAGATAATGTTATTGAAAATGATATAATTGTTCCTGATGTTAAACCAGATATTGCCAAAATACTTCTTTTGGATGGGGATATCTTCATAACAGGGTGTGATACAGGTACTGACAGAGCTGTGGTTTCAGGCTGCCTGCTCGTTAAAATTCTGTATATTTCAGCAGATGAAAAGAGAAGTGTAAAAAGTATTACAACAAATATTCCATTTTCCTATACGACAGATATACCTGGAGCAAGAAGCGGTGTTAAAAGCAGAGCAAAGGGTAGAATTGAGCATATTGATTACACCCTCCTTAATGAAAGAAAAGTAAATATAAAAGCTATTATATCAGTAAATTGTAAAGTATTTGATGAAACCGAAAGGGAGATAGCTTCAGGAATAACAGGTATAGATGATGTTCAGGTATTGAAAGATGATATAGATATAAATACATATCTGGGCAGTAATAAAGTAAACTTTATCATAAAGGAGGATTTGGAACTTCCTTCTACAAAGCCTACTATAGCTGAAATTCTTAGAAATGATTTAAATATATCAGGCAAAGATTTTAAAATATCAGACGGCAATGTAGTAGTAAAAGGAGACATTAATATTTCTACCTTGTATATAGCAGATGACGAAACCAGAAGTATGCAGTATATGGAGAATCAGCTGTCATTTACGCAGTTTATTGAGCTGGAAGGTGTCAGCGAGGATACTGACGTAAATGTAGATTTCGATTTGATTGATTACAAAGTTGAACCCTCTGAGGATAGCGACGGAGAAAATAGAAATCTTAAGGCTGAAGCGACAATAAATATATATGTAACTGGCCTGTGCAAAAATTCATTTGAGGTACTTACAGATGCTTACAGTCCCAAAACAAGAATTATTTTAGAAAAGCAACAGTTTTCTATAGATGAAACTGTTTCAGATAACAGAAGTCAGCTTATAGTCAAGGACACATTAAATTTTGAGGATTTTAATCCGGAAGTTCGTGAAATATTTAATGTACTAAGCAGATGTAATGTATCTGATACACAAATAGAGGATGGAAAATTAACTTTAGAGGGCTCGGTGTTAAACAATGTGATTTACCTTTCTAATGATGAGGAACAGCCTGTATTCTGCCACAGTAAGGAAATTCCTTTTAAACACGTTGTTGAGATTAAGGGGTTAAGAAGTGATATGAAGGTAGATACGAGTATTGAGCTGGAGCATTGTAATTATAGTATGCTTTCAACAGACCAAATAGAAGTTCGCTGTGCAATAGGTGTTAATGCTAGAGTTGAAACAACTAAGTTTATCCCTGTTATAAACAAGGCAACAGAAGGAGTTATTGATGAGAAAAAAATTCTTTCTATGCCCAGTGTAATAATATATATTGTGCAACCCGGTGATAGTTTGTGGAAAATTGCAAAGAAATATTCTACCACTGTGGATAATCTTTTAAAGGTTAATAACTTAAATGAAAAAGATAATTTAATGCCGGGACAGCAACTGCTTATTTTAAAAAGAGCAATATAA
- the ispE gene encoding 4-(cytidine 5'-diphospho)-2-C-methyl-D-erythritol kinase yields MITLNAHAKINLSLDVLDKRDDGYHNLKMIMQNLQLHDTITIQEIKSGIEIECEAPYVPNNNSNIAYKAAEKVIEKFGLTAGVRIKIDKKIPVAAGLAGGSANAAAVLKGMNELFGLGLDKQGLMDIGKTIGADVPYCIVGGTALAEGIGEIITPLPKMAAIPVILIKPRFGVSTASVFKSLQIDKITERPKTELLIEALKNKDINFIGKNLCNVLESVTVERYPLIDRIKKDLMSKGAIGSIMSGSGPTVFGLFKNDTIAKKAYSKINKNRNDCILTYITND; encoded by the coding sequence ATGATTACATTAAATGCACATGCAAAGATAAATTTATCTCTGGATGTACTTGATAAAAGGGATGACGGTTATCATAACCTTAAAATGATTATGCAGAACCTACAATTGCATGATACCATAACTATTCAGGAAATAAAATCGGGTATTGAGATAGAATGTGAAGCACCGTATGTACCGAATAACAATTCAAATATTGCCTATAAAGCCGCCGAAAAGGTGATTGAAAAATTTGGACTAACTGCAGGGGTCCGAATAAAAATAGATAAAAAGATTCCAGTGGCTGCCGGGCTTGCAGGAGGAAGTGCAAATGCCGCAGCAGTTTTAAAGGGAATGAATGAGCTGTTTGGACTAGGATTGGATAAACAAGGACTTATGGATATAGGAAAGACAATAGGTGCAGATGTTCCGTATTGTATAGTTGGAGGAACTGCTCTGGCTGAAGGAATAGGAGAGATAATCACACCTTTGCCGAAAATGGCAGCTATACCTGTTATCCTTATAAAACCGAGGTTTGGAGTTTCCACGGCATCTGTATTCAAAAGTCTTCAAATAGATAAAATTACCGAAAGGCCTAAAACGGAATTGCTTATAGAAGCTCTTAAGAATAAAGATATCAATTTTATAGGCAAAAACTTGTGTAACGTTCTTGAGAGTGTTACTGTGGAGAGATATCCTTTGATAGACAGAATAAAGAAGGATTTGATGTCCAAGGGGGCAATAGGCAGTATTATGAGCGGAAGCGGTCCTACTGTTTTTGGATTGTTTAAAAATGATACTATAGCCAAAAAGGCTTACAGTAAAATAAACAAAAATAGAAATGACTGTATTTTGACATATATTACGAATGATTAG
- a CDS encoding GntR family transcriptional regulator, which yields MAGKLSKINLNDYKPLREVIFNSLREAIIIGELRPGERLMEVQLAEKMGVSRTPVREAIRKLELEGLVDMIPRKGAHVAELSIKDIMDVLEVRASLDGLATSLAAERITDDELRELKHINGQFASYIEKENLNGSIKKDVEFHDIIYKASRNDKLISIINNLREQVQRFRVIYLKEYNNSKNLIKEHNDIYEAVSSRSVENARNIAKTHIINQESTILSSLKMTKGNS from the coding sequence ATGGCAGGCAAATTATCAAAAATTAATTTGAATGATTATAAACCATTAAGAGAAGTTATTTTTAATTCATTGAGAGAGGCTATTATAATAGGTGAATTGCGCCCAGGAGAGAGACTTATGGAGGTGCAACTGGCAGAAAAAATGGGTGTCAGTAGAACACCTGTTAGAGAAGCCATAAGAAAGCTTGAACTTGAAGGGCTAGTGGATATGATTCCAAGAAAGGGTGCACATGTTGCAGAGCTTTCTATAAAGGATATAATGGATGTTCTTGAGGTAAGAGCCTCACTAGATGGTTTGGCTACTTCGTTAGCTGCAGAGAGAATTACCGATGATGAATTAAGGGAATTAAAGCATATAAACGGACAATTTGCTTCTTACATTGAAAAAGAAAACCTTAACGGTTCCATTAAAAAAGATGTGGAGTTTCATGACATTATTTACAAAGCATCACGAAACGATAAGCTAATTTCAATAATAAACAATTTGAGAGAGCAGGTTCAAAGGTTCAGGGTCATATACCTTAAAGAGTATAATAATTCTAAAAACCTTATAAAAGAACATAATGACATATATGAGGCTGTGAGTTCCAGGTCGGTGGAAAATGCCAGAAACATTGCAAAAACTCACATAATAAATCAGGAGTCCACAATTCTTTCTTCTTTAAAAATGACAAAAGGTAATAGTTAA
- a CDS encoding ATP-binding protein codes for MWFNEFLSKYKSGISHEFLFYFNVKDTMDNTRNFFRYIDDEFIKQRNFGIVAFYDISRGLTFLTPEMEREFNKITNNEATKLFFSLPSKIFPFIDIALKSTKMALFIDHAEKIVPSGDIGSMTLEERMALIWMSEWSVNSKISSVGSTIFMLADNLADISREFLKSSYRIEPILVELPGEEERKSYIEYLLNDKSTTSEISIDEFAKLSSGLNRKSIKDIKLKAEAEGVPISFDFIKEKKHEVLKKEYGDVLDFIYPEISFEDIGGMEAAKSYLTKNIIEPIRRGDTRRVPMGILLCGPSGTGKTLLVEALAKSSGFNCVKIDMSRILGQYVGESEKNFKKCLLGAKSQEPVIVFVDEIDTAFRRGESGDSGVSRNIFSEFLQFTSNTNNRGRIIFIAATNRPDLLDAALKRAGRFDKKIPVLLPEKEERAEIFRIIIKKYGFSTDIQNFNPYSELSESYTGAEIDTVVRKAYELACNKTEEHPVITDEILREALKKCRPSTQEIEFMTELAIDECDDIDLLPEKYWSRFDKSLDD; via the coding sequence ATGTGGTTTAATGAATTTTTATCAAAATACAAATCAGGCATATCCCATGAGTTTCTGTTTTACTTTAATGTAAAGGATACCATGGACAATACGAGAAATTTTTTCAGATATATAGATGATGAGTTTATTAAGCAGAGGAATTTTGGAATTGTTGCTTTTTATGATATATCCAGGGGTCTTACTTTTTTGACCCCTGAAATGGAAAGAGAATTTAACAAAATAACCAACAATGAGGCAACAAAATTATTTTTTTCATTGCCATCTAAAATTTTTCCATTTATAGATATTGCACTAAAGAGTACAAAGATGGCTCTGTTTATAGACCATGCCGAGAAAATAGTTCCTTCTGGTGATATTGGAAGTATGACTTTAGAAGAAAGAATGGCTCTTATATGGATGTCGGAATGGTCAGTAAATTCCAAAATTTCATCAGTTGGAAGCACTATATTTATGCTAGCGGACAACCTTGCTGATATAAGTCGTGAATTTTTAAAATCTTCATACAGGATAGAACCAATTCTAGTAGAACTTCCCGGAGAAGAGGAAAGAAAAAGCTATATTGAATACTTACTTAATGACAAATCTACTACATCTGAAATATCTATTGACGAATTTGCAAAACTTTCATCAGGTCTAAACAGGAAAAGCATAAAAGATATAAAACTAAAGGCTGAGGCAGAAGGCGTACCTATCAGTTTTGATTTTATAAAAGAAAAAAAACATGAGGTTTTAAAAAAAGAATACGGAGATGTTCTTGACTTTATATACCCAGAGATATCTTTTGAGGACATCGGAGGAATGGAAGCTGCTAAAAGCTATCTTACAAAAAACATTATAGAGCCAATTAGGAGAGGTGACACCAGAAGAGTCCCAATGGGAATTCTACTATGCGGACCGTCTGGAACCGGAAAAACATTATTGGTGGAAGCATTGGCAAAATCAAGTGGGTTTAATTGTGTGAAAATTGATATGTCAAGGATTTTGGGACAATATGTTGGAGAGAGTGAAAAGAATTTTAAAAAGTGTCTGCTAGGGGCTAAATCCCAGGAGCCTGTTATAGTATTTGTAGATGAAATCGATACTGCTTTTAGAAGAGGGGAGTCTGGTGATAGCGGAGTAAGTAGAAATATTTTTAGCGAATTTTTACAATTCACTAGTAATACAAATAATAGGGGTAGAATTATTTTTATCGCTGCAACCAACAGGCCGGACCTTCTTGATGCTGCTTTAAAAAGAGCTGGAAGGTTTGATAAAAAGATACCTGTATTGCTTCCGGAAAAAGAGGAACGTGCTGAGATTTTCAGGATAATAATTAAGAAATACGGGTTTAGTACCGATATTCAGAACTTTAATCCATATTCTGAGCTATCTGAAAGCTATACTGGAGCCGAAATAGATACAGTCGTTAGGAAAGCATATGAGCTAGCTTGCAACAAGACAGAGGAGCATCCTGTAATAACAGATGAGATTTTGAGAGAGGCTCTCAAAAAGTGCAGACCAAGTACTCAGGAGATTGAATTTATGACTGAGCTTGCTATTGATGAGTGTGATGATATTGATTTACTGCCGGAAAAATATTGGTCTAGATTTGATAAATCATTGGATGATTAA
- a CDS encoding PspA/IM30 family protein → MGLFSRLGQMFRGFFGLFVGNLEERNPEALFEDIKNQIDKARREAEQQIIEIQTSAEMIKIEMKTAEKNLNAIKARVESAQRIGDKELLVELLVQEEEYQTVYETHKATYDNAMEQVQKIREDYKIFESEMNAKLNELKTLKSQAKMANLRENINSVNAQYTSKNSRVGSVNDSLDRAREIVNKKTARANAVESLNQDNIEMKLKKLDMNSARDRARARAEALLGGDNGGFEVKEKTDNKISN, encoded by the coding sequence ATGGGTTTATTTAGTAGACTGGGACAAATGTTTAGAGGATTTTTCGGCTTATTTGTTGGAAATCTTGAAGAAAGAAACCCTGAAGCATTGTTCGAAGATATAAAGAATCAGATAGATAAGGCAAGGCGCGAGGCTGAACAGCAAATTATTGAAATTCAAACAAGTGCTGAAATGATTAAAATAGAGATGAAAACAGCCGAAAAAAACCTTAACGCCATAAAAGCAAGAGTTGAGTCTGCACAGAGAATTGGAGACAAGGAGCTTCTAGTTGAGCTTCTGGTTCAGGAAGAAGAATATCAGACTGTATATGAGACTCATAAAGCAACTTATGATAATGCCATGGAGCAGGTTCAAAAGATACGCGAGGACTACAAGATTTTTGAGTCTGAGATGAATGCAAAACTTAATGAGCTGAAAACTCTTAAATCACAGGCAAAAATGGCTAATTTGCGCGAAAATATTAACTCTGTTAATGCACAGTATACTTCAAAGAATAGCAGGGTTGGAAGTGTTAATGACAGCTTAGACAGAGCACGTGAAATAGTTAATAAAAAGACTGCGAGAGCTAATGCTGTGGAATCACTTAACCAGGATAATATTGAAATGAAACTTAAGAAATTGGATATGAATTCCGCAAGAGACAGGGCGAGAGCGAGAGCAGAGGCACTTCTTGGAGGAGATAACGGTGGATTTGAAGTAAAAGAGAAAACAGATAATAAGATATCTAATTAA
- a CDS encoding GNAT family N-acetyltransferase: MDTHIREAMETDLPQITDIYNWAVINTTASFDINPQTIEQRAVWFSHYKGSRFPLIVYVKDDKIAGYACLSTFRAKEGYKNTCELSVYVHPDYQKMGIGKKLMDNVIELGREAGYHVIISCITTDNKISIQMHEKKGFKLCGEMKEVGYKFGRYLDCLFYQLFL, encoded by the coding sequence ATGGATACACATATTAGAGAAGCAATGGAAACAGATTTACCCCAAATAACGGATATTTACAATTGGGCGGTTATAAATACAACTGCCTCATTTGATATAAACCCGCAAACCATAGAGCAAAGAGCTGTATGGTTTTCCCATTATAAGGGTAGTCGTTTTCCTTTAATTGTCTATGTAAAAGATGATAAGATTGCAGGTTATGCATGTCTATCTACATTCAGGGCAAAAGAAGGTTATAAAAATACTTGCGAGCTATCTGTGTATGTTCATCCTGATTATCAAAAAATGGGTATAGGCAAAAAGCTTATGGATAACGTAATAGAACTTGGGAGAGAAGCGGGATACCATGTTATTATTTCATGTATTACCACAGATAATAAGATAAGTATTCAAATGCATGAGAAAAAAGGGTTTAAACTTTGTGGTGAAATGAAAGAGGTCGGGTACAAATTTGGAAGATACCTGGATTGTCTTTTTTATCAGCTTTTTCTATAG
- a CDS encoding DUF342 domain-containing protein, whose translation MSANITIFSSPYIIITQRDDGYYIESLKKGLSIDEFQKILNSHPEIKVTDFAVIKNALVLAPQDPKKFAIAKERISVEVSGDELRAYVTVNVGQQEVLGTEIIKEVVLALNRRGVVYGIKKDVLLNLTAGKTVLIAEGELPQNGTDSQNKLYQIKEAKPEIKEDGTADHYDLNLINMVAEGEWLGEKIHATPGKEGKTVFGSPIKPMPGKDYPIFFDRKTVRAVEENGKTTLYAMRKGAVYFAGDSIGVSNHLEIGENVGVKTGNVDFDGYLTVKGTIEDNYTVTTTKDIEILGEYGVGSCKEINSSEGSIYIRGGIAGKGKTVIKCKKNLYIKFVADADIICDGSVHVGFYCLNSNIIAKEVILESLKGQIIGGNITANIKVLASTYGTPSEKRTNICVKGFDRIALKDSLDNLMQEIEQLRAKMNQYKQQISIFNLSDAGKSRKNEFEKLNEIYNNIRMELQVKEEAKKNIVGYLKAKGEGEITILKKAFPNTFFEIKGIQKEIQKPVLRTSFFYSEGTIKEL comes from the coding sequence ATGTCAGCAAATATCACTATCTTTTCTTCTCCGTACATTATTATAACGCAACGGGATGATGGATATTACATAGAATCTTTAAAAAAAGGATTAAGTATTGACGAATTTCAAAAAATTCTAAATTCGCATCCTGAAATCAAAGTAACAGACTTTGCAGTAATTAAAAATGCACTTGTATTGGCACCGCAAGACCCCAAAAAATTTGCCATTGCAAAAGAGAGAATAAGTGTAGAAGTATCTGGAGACGAATTGAGGGCTTATGTAACCGTTAATGTGGGACAACAAGAAGTTTTAGGGACTGAAATAATCAAAGAGGTAGTTCTTGCATTAAACCGTAGAGGAGTTGTCTATGGGATAAAAAAGGACGTGCTCTTAAATTTGACTGCCGGTAAAACGGTACTTATAGCTGAAGGAGAACTTCCACAAAATGGAACTGATTCTCAAAATAAGTTATACCAGATAAAAGAAGCTAAACCCGAAATTAAAGAAGACGGTACTGCAGATCACTATGACTTAAACCTAATAAATATGGTAGCAGAAGGGGAGTGGCTGGGTGAAAAAATTCATGCAACTCCCGGAAAAGAAGGAAAAACAGTATTTGGCAGTCCTATAAAACCTATGCCCGGAAAAGATTATCCGATTTTTTTTGACCGCAAAACAGTAAGAGCTGTAGAAGAAAATGGTAAAACAACTCTGTATGCTATGAGGAAGGGGGCTGTTTATTTCGCAGGAGACAGTATAGGTGTATCTAATCACTTAGAAATAGGTGAAAATGTAGGAGTTAAAACTGGGAATGTAGATTTTGATGGTTATTTAACCGTTAAGGGGACTATTGAAGATAACTATACAGTTACTACCACAAAGGATATAGAAATACTTGGTGAATATGGTGTTGGTAGTTGTAAAGAAATAAACAGCAGTGAAGGAAGTATTTATATAAGAGGAGGTATAGCAGGTAAGGGTAAGACTGTTATAAAATGCAAAAAAAATCTGTATATTAAGTTTGTTGCTGATGCAGACATAATTTGCGATGGAAGTGTACACGTAGGCTTTTACTGTTTGAATAGCAATATTATTGCTAAGGAGGTAATATTGGAATCATTAAAAGGCCAGATTATCGGAGGAAATATAACTGCGAATATAAAGGTGTTGGCATCTACATACGGTACTCCAAGTGAGAAAAGAACCAACATATGTGTAAAAGGATTTGATAGGATTGCACTTAAAGATTCACTTGATAATCTCATGCAGGAAATAGAACAGCTTAGAGCCAAAATGAACCAGTATAAGCAGCAAATATCTATTTTTAACTTATCTGATGCAGGAAAGTCAAGAAAAAATGAGTTTGAGAAGCTTAATGAGATTTACAATAATATAAGAATGGAACTACAGGTAAAGGAGGAAGCTAAAAAGAATATTGTAGGGTATCTGAAAGCCAAAGGAGAAGGAGAAATTACAATTCTTAAGAAGGCATTTCCAAACACCTTTTTTGAAATTAAAGGAATCCAAAAGGAAATTCAAAAACCTGTACTTAGAACAAGCTTTTTCTATAGTGAAGGAACAATAAAAGAACTATAA